One Amaranthus tricolor cultivar Red isolate AtriRed21 chromosome 1, ASM2621246v1, whole genome shotgun sequence DNA window includes the following coding sequences:
- the LOC130826449 gene encoding F-box/kelch-repeat protein At1g80440 — protein sequence MDSIIPGLIDDLGRECLIRVPFNELPTAASVCRNWKYEMELPDFFRQRKMAGVTRPVLVLAQAQVEDPNEKLDPGVKQHPSKPTYRLTVADPGSGTWVHLPPIPGLPEGLPMFSGLVGSGSDLVIVGGWDPVTWKASNAVYIYSFLTGKWQKGEDMPGVRRSFFGCSASDDDRTVLVAGGHDEDKNALNSALLYSIDENRWVPLPDMNRPRDECKVIFHGGKFHVISGYPTDMQGCFERNAEVFDSSTWQWCPVIEEFFETGSTPGSCIAGPDGRIYACIGRRSADVAVYLGDKWQVVAEVPGEVRSSQWVATCGDKVLVIGCLKFGEPLQGYLLDLKNLKWSKIDMPNKFSGPVQCGCVLEI from the coding sequence ATGGATTCTATAATTCCGggtttgattgatgatttgggTCGGGAGTGTTTAATTCGGGTCCCCTTTAATGAACTTCCAACTGCAGCTTCTGTCTGTAGAAATTGGAAGTATGAGATGGAACTTCCTGATTTTTTCCGTCAAAGAAAGATGGCGGGTGTAACCCGACCCGTTCTTGTGTTGGCTCAGGCTCAAGTTGAAGACCCGAATGAGAAGTTGGATCCTGGTGTGAAGCAACACCCATCAAAACCTACTTACCGGTTGACGGTAGCTGACCCGGGTTCTGGAACTTGGGTTCATCTACCTCCGATTCCGGGGTTGCCCGAGGGATTACCCATGTTTAGTGGGTTAGTTGGGTCCGGGTCGGATCTTGTAATCGTTGGTGGCTGGGATCCGGTTACATGGAAAGCATCGAACGCTGTGTATATTTACAGCTTTTTAACAGGTAAATGGCAGAAAGGTGAGGATATGCCAGGTGTACGAAGATCGTTCTTTGGATGCTCTGCTTCTGATGATGATCGTACGGTTCTCGTTGCTGGGGGCCACGATGAGGATAAAAACGCCTTAAATTCAGCATTATTGTATAGCATAGATGAAAATAGGTGGGTCCCACTTCCCGACATGAACCGACCACGTGACGAGTGTAAAGTCATCTTCCACGGTGGCAAATTCCACGTCATCAGCGGTTATCCAACGGATATGCAAGGATGCTTTGAAAGAAATGCCGAGGTGTTTGATTCATCCACGTGGCAGTGGTGCCCAGTCATCGAGGAATTTTTCGAGACCGGGTCAACTCCGGGCTCATGCATAGCAGGGCCAGACGGGCGGATATACGCTTGTATAGGAAGGCGGAGTGCTGATGTGGCGGTGTATTTGGGGGACAAGTGGCAAGTGGTGGCGGAAGTTCCCGGTGAAGTGAGAAGCTCACAATGGGTGGCTACATGTGGTGATAAGGTGTTAGTAATAGGGTGCTTAAAATTTGGGGAACCTCTACAAGGTTACTTGTTAGATTTGAAGAATCTTAAGTGGAGCAAAATTGATATGCCTAATAAGTTTTCTGGTCCTGTTCAATGTGGTTGTGTATTGGAgatatga